Proteins encoded within one genomic window of Triticum aestivum cultivar Chinese Spring chromosome 2D, IWGSC CS RefSeq v2.1, whole genome shotgun sequence:
- the LOC123049607 gene encoding transcription factor MYB17, which produces MGRTPCCESRQGLKKGPWTPEEDKLLVDYVQANAPGNWRMLPKLAGLNRCGKSCRLRWTNYLRPDIKRGPFTPEEHKSILQLHAIVGNKWSMIAAQLPGRTDNEIKNYWNTNLKKQLRQAALVGEKHHSALASPGASAGAGCLAARHTAQWETARLEAEARLSMLSTSAATTSVTASSSSSTAAAGGEHGADAPSDVFLRLWNSEVGDTFRRKSAGRAAREGSAPREGAQLPAAAPLPPPGDDSSAASNVTTAVTTEEYQVFLEMAAEELGLFHGGFSLYPPADGLFAEFE; this is translated from the exons ATGGGGAGGACTCCCTGCTGCGAGAGCAGGCAGGGGCTGAAGAAAGGGCCGTGGACGCCGGAGGAGGACAAGCTCCTCGTCGACTACGTCCAGGCCAACGCCCCCGGCAACTGGCGCATGCTCCCCAAGCTCGCCG GGCTGAACCGGTGCGGCAAGAGCTGCCGGCTGCGGTGGACGAACTACCTCCGGCCGGACATCAAGCGCGGGCCCTTCACCCCCGAGGAGCACAAGTCCATCCTCCAGCTCCACGCCATCGTCGGCAACAA GTGGTCCATGATCGCGGCGCAGCTGCCCGGCCGGACGGACAACGAGATCAAGAACTACTGGAACACCAACCTCAAGAAGCAGCTCCGCCAGGCGGCGCTCGTCGGCGAGAAGCACCACTCCGCCCTGGCCAGCCCAGGCGCCTCTGCCGGCGCCGGCTGCCTCGCCGCGCGCCACACGGCCCAGTGGGAGACCGCCCGCCTCGAAGCCGAGGCGCGCCTCTCCATGCTCTCCACCTCCGCCGCGACCACCAGCGTgaccgcctcctcgtcctcctccaccgccgcggccGGGGGCGAGCACGGGGCCGACGCGCCGTCCGACGTCTTCCTGCGCCTCTGGAACTCCGAGGTCGGGGACACATTCCGCCGCAAGTCCGCGGGCCGTGCGGCGCGCGAAGGGTCGGCGCCACGCGAAGGAGCGCAGCTGCCAGCCGCGGCGCCGTTGCCTCCGCCCGGGGACGACTCGTCGGCAGCGTCCAACGTGACGACGGCCGTGACGACGGAGGAGTACCAGGTGTTCCTGGAAATGGCGGCCGAGGAGCTGGGCCTGTTCCACGGCGGGTTCTCGCTGTACCCGCCGGCGGACGGCCTGTTCGCCGAGTTCGAGTGA
- the LOC123049608 gene encoding putative germin-like protein 2-1: MAAKFFLLALLALSFSRARASDPSQLQDFCVADRTSEVFVNGFACKDPKTAVVEDFYFSGLHMAGNASNKQGSAVTAVNVAHIAGLNTLGISLARVDYARYGQNPPHIHPRASEILTVVEGSLYVGFVTSNPENKLFSKVLNQGDVFVFPQGLIHFQYNCGTKKAIAIAALSSKNPGVITIANVVFASKPSIKDDIIAKAFQVDKKIVDHIQAQF, from the exons ATGGCGGCAAAGTTCTTCCTCCTTGCCCTTCTGGCCCTATCGTTTTCCCGTGCTCGTGCCTCGGACCCGAGCCAGCTCCAGGATTTCTGCGTCGCTGACAGGACATCCGAAG TTTTTGTCAATGGATTTGCATGCAAGGACCCGAAGACTGCCGTGGTAGAAGACTTCTACTTCTCTGGCCTTCACATGGCCGGGAACGCGAGCAACAAGCAAGGCTCCGCTGTGACGGCGGTTAATGTGGCGCATATTGCTGGGCTCAACACTTTGGGCATCTCCTTGGCTCGGGTTGATTATGCTCGATATGGTCAAAACCCACCCCACATCCACCCCCGTGCATCCGAGATCCTGACGGTGGTAGAAGGCTCGCTCTATGTTGGTTTCGTGACCTCGAACCCCGAGAACAAGTTGTTCTCAAAAGTTCTTAACCAAGGGGATGTTTTTGTTTTTCCACAAGGGCTAATTCACTTTCAGTACAACTGCGGAACCAAAAAAGCTATAGCCATTGCGGCGCTGAGCAGCAAGAACCCTGGAGTGATCACCATAGCCAATGTGGTGTTTGCATCCAAGCCATCCATCAAAGATGATATCATTGCCAAAGCCTTCCAGGTGGACAAGAAGATTGTTGACCATATTCAAGCTCAATTCTAA
- the LOC123053902 gene encoding protein FAR1-RELATED SEQUENCE 9 produces MCLSRRCHSRTFLHNIVGSFLGSSQNLPFTKRSLLIHVFVRQYMRLQFDRESDESYREKRIQISGAVMRGSIAIEQHANKVYTRKMFEQFGENLFKGRAYQVEEIVKHIARHNDAEKCEKWRVVDYKVTMLDDGEWFECECGQFTHMGMVCCHALKVMGYVVVKEMLKRHILKRWTKDARDILPRHLAHFKRNQVVNKSFTCRSSTLYLHAMELVRLGDSSVMTYELVLGRSKDMIAEVITAS; encoded by the exons ATGTGCCTTTCACGAAGATGTCACTCCAGAACCTTTCTACACAACATAGTAGGAAGCTTCCTCGGTTCATCTCAGAATCTGCCTTTCACAAAGAGGTCACTACTGATTCATGTGTTTGTGCGACAGTACATGAGGCTACAATTCGACCGTGAGTCGGATGAGAGCTACCGGGAGAAGAGGATACAGATT AGCGGAGCAGTCATGAGAGGAAGTATTGCCATTGAACAACATGCAAATAAGGTTTACACCAGGAAAATGTTTGAACAATTTGGTGAGAACCTTTTCAAGGGTCGGGCGTACCAGGTTGAGGAAATTGTGAAGCACATTGCAAGACACAACGATGCCGAGAAATGTGAGAAGTGGAGAGTGGTTGATTACAAGGTGACCATGTTGGATGACGGCGAGTGGTTCGAGTGTGAATGCGGGCAATTCACCCACATGGGGATGGTTTGTTGCCATGCTTTGAAg GTGATGGGCTATGTTGTCGTGAAGGAGATGCTGAAGCGGCACATCCTCAAGAGATGGACGAAAGATGCTAGGGACATCCTGCCCCGGCATCTTGCTCACTTCAAAAGAAACCAGGTCGTGAACAAATCTTTCACCTGCCGCAGCTCGACTCTCTACCTACACGCCATGGAGCTGGTTAGGCTTGGGGATTCATCCGTCATGACATATGAACTCGTACTGGGTCGCTCGAAGGATATGATTGCGGAGGTAATCACCGCTAGCTGA